The genomic segment CCCCACCTACAGCTATGTTAATTTCTTGTTTATGGGTATCTTAATTATGATTATTCACCAGGTGGGTTTGCTCACCAGCAGCCTAACGGTAACCCGGGAAAAGGAAAAAAACAGCTGGATACAGTTTTTAAGTTCACCCATAGCCCGGTGGAAAATCTTTGCGGGCAAGTGTTTACCCTACTTTGTTGCCAACACCGTCAATTACTGCCTGCTCCTGTGGATAGCCGCCAACATCATGCAGGCTAAGGTTGCCGGCTCCCTGGCCCTTGTATTTCTATTGGGCCTCTTGTTTAACCTCTTTATTGTGTCCGCCGGATTTTTTATTTCCTTGCACGCCCCCAATTCACTGCAGGTTACCAGATACCTGCTGCCAATGGCCTTCCCCATCTTTATGATTTCAGGCTTCACCTGGCCTAAAACCCATATCCCGGCGGCAATTAACGGCCTGGCCAAACTGCTGCCCTTCACCTGGATGGCCGAAGGCTTTAGAATGGTAACCCTTAAAGAGCTGGGCCTGGCCCATGTACTGCCCAACCTTTTGGCCCTATCGGCCATGGCAGCCTTAACACTCTTTTTTGCACTGACCTTTGACAAAAAAAGAAAGCCGCCGAAAACCGGCGACCTTTCAGTAAACTGCCAAAGCTCAGTACCCACAAAGGGTAACTGTCTCTAGCGGCGGACAATCCTGTCCGCCCTGCTTTTTTCCAAGACCGGTTTTAAAAACTGACCGGTGTAGGAATGTTCTATCCGGGCCACCTCTTCCGGGCTGCCGGCGGCTATAACTTGGCCGCCCTTGTCTCCCCCTTCGGGACCCAAATCAATGATATAATCCGCTGTTTTAATAACATCCAGGTTGTGCTCAATTACCACCACTGTGCTGCCGTTGTCCACCAGGCGGTGCAGCACCTGCAGCAGGCGGTGAATGTCGGCGGCATGCAAGCCGGTGGTGGGTTCGTCCAAAATGTACATGGTCCTGCCATTGCCCCGGCGGGACAACTCGGTGGCCAGTTTTACCCTTTGGGCTTCTCCGCCGGAAAGTTCAGTGGCCGGCTGACCCAAGCGAATGTATCCCAGCCCCACGTCTTGCAGGGTCTGTAACTTCCGGTGAATGCGGGGGATGTTCTTAAAAAACTCCACCGCCGTATCCACCGTCATATTCAACACATCCGAAATATTCTTCCCCTTATATTTAACCTCCAGGGTTTCCCGGTTATAGCGGTGGCCCTTACACACTTCACAGGGCACATATACGTCCGGCAAAAAGTGCATCTCGATCTTAATAATACCGTCACCCTGACAGGCCTCGCAGCGCCCACCCTTTACGTTAAAACTAAAGCGCCCGGGTTTGTAACCCCTCAAATTGGCCTCGGGCAGCTGGGCATACAATTCCCTAATATAGGTGAACAGGCCGGTGTAGGTGGCCGGGTTAGACCGGGGCGTTCTGCCAATGGGGGCCTGGTTAATATCAATCACCTTTTCCAGGTATTCAATGCCCAGTATATCATCATGCTTGCCGGGGCGACTTTTAGCCCGGTGCAGCTTTTGGGCCAGCCGTTTATACAGCACCTCATTTATCAGGGTGCTTTTGCCGGAACCGCTGACGCCGGTAATGCAGGTAAATACCCCCAAGGGGATGGCAACATCAATATTCTTTAAGTTGTGTTCTTTTGCCCCGATAATCCTTATTTCTTCACCCTTGGATTGGCGGCGTATCTCCGGCACCGGAACTGCCCTGCGCCCGCTGAGGTATTGCCCGGTCACCGACTGCTCATTGTTAATGATGTCCTCCGGCCTGCCCTCTGCCACCACCAAGCCGCCCCTTTCACCGGCACCGGGGCCAATGTCAATAACATGATCGGCAGCCAAAATGGTGTCCTCATCGTGTTCCACCACTATTAAGGTGTTGCCCATATCCCGCAGGCGTTCCAAGGTGCGCAGCAGTCTCATGTTGTCCCGCTGATGCAGGCCGATGCTGGGCTCATCTAAAATATACAGGACACCCATTAGGCCGGAGCCAATTTGGGTGGCCAGCCTGATGCGCTGGGCTTCGCCGCCGGACAGGGTGCTGGCCATCCGATCCAGGGTCAGATAGTCCAGGCCCACGTTTACCAAGAAACCCAAGCGCTCGTTAATTTCCTTTAGTATTTGCCTGGCAATCACTTTTTCCCGCTCGGTGAAATCAACCTCTTGAAAAAACTCCCGGATCTTAAGCACCGTCATACCGGTAACTTCAATAATATTTTTACCGCCAATAAGCACCGCCAGGGCTTCGGGCTTTAAGCGGGCCCCACCGCAGGCCGGGCAGCTTTTAACGGTAACATACTTTTCCATCTCCCGCCGGCGCCACTCCGACGCCGTTTCCTGGTACAGCCTGCCGATGTTGTTCACCACACCCTCGAAGGCTGTCCGGTATTTGCGGACTTTGCCAAACCTGTCCCGGTAGCTAAACTCTATTTCTTCCTTACCGCTGCCATAGAGAATGATGTCTAAATCTTCCTTTTTCATTTCTTCCACCGGCACATCCAAGCTAAAGCCATAGTGGTCAGCCACCGTCTCCAGATATCTGAGGCCGCTGGCACTCTTTATCCACCCTTCAATGGCTCCTTCTTTGATGGATTTGCTCTTATCGGGTATTATCAATTCGGCATCCACTTCTTCATAGGTACCGAGGCCGGTGCAAAGGGAACAGGCACCAAAGGGGCTGTTGAAGGAAAAGAGCCGGGGGGTGATTTCGCTGATGCCGATGCCGCAGTCCACACAGGCAAAATTTTCACTGAAAATCCGGGGTTCGCCGTCCACCACGTCAGCCAGCACCAGGCCTCCGCCGGTCTTTAGGGCCGTCTCCAGTGAATCGGCCAGGCGTTTTTCAACGCCCTCTCGAATTATCAGCCTGTCCACCACCACTTCAATGGTGTGTTTTTTGTTTTTTTCCAACTTTATTTCTTCGGTTAACTCCCGCAGTTGGCCGTCAATCCGCACCCGCACATAACCGCTCTTTTTAATATCCTCCAAAACTTTGAGGTGCTCACCCTTTTTACCCCGCACCACCGGGGCCAGCAGCTGTATTTTGGTTCTCTCCGGCAGTTCCATTAACCGGTCAACCATCTGCTGTACCGTTTGCTGGGTGATGGGCTTGCCGCAGTTGGGACAGTGGGGCCTGCCCACCCTGGCATACAAGAGCCTCAGGTAGTCGTAAATTTCTGTCACTGTGCCCACCGTACTGCGCGGGTTTTGACTGGTGGTTTTTTGGTCAATGGATATGGCCGGGGATAAGCCTTCAATGTAGTCCACATCGGGCTTTCTCATTTGTCCTAAAAACTGCCGGGCATAGGCCGAAAGAGATTCCACATAGCGGCGCTGCCCTTCGGCATAAATGGTGTCAAAGGCCAGGGAACTTTTACCGGAGCCGGAAAGACCGGTGATAACCACCAGTTTATCCCGCGGTATTTCCACATCAATGTTCTTCAGGTTATGAACCCGGGCGCCCTTAACCACAATTTTATCAAGCATTAAAAATTCCTCCATCAATTAGGTCTAATACAATTATAACCGGCTGGCACAGCAATAACAAGAACGTTTGTTCTAAAACCCTGCAAATTTTACAGCTTTAAACCCCGCATAAACCTATAATTCCTTGGGCACGCCCCGCAGCCTTAACCTCAGCTCAATGATGGCATCCCTCAATTGGGCTGCCTTTTCAAACTCCAGCTCCCTGGCTGCCTCTTTCATTTCTTTTTCCAGGTCGGCAATGAGCTTTTTCAGGTCTTTCTTGCTCATCTTATCCACCTTGCTGCCGGCGGTGTATTTTGCCGGCTCCTCTGCCGCCTTGGTGGCTTCGATGATTTCCCGCACAGCCTTGCGAATGGTTTGGGGCACAATATTGTGCTCTTTGTTATAGGCAATTTGCTTTTGGCGGCGCCGCTCTGTTTCGCCCAGGGCCTTTTCCATGGACTTGGTAATTTTATCGGCATACATTATTACCTTGCCCTGGGCATTTCTTGCGGCCCGGCCGATGGTCTGGATCAAAGAGCGTTCGCTGCGCAGGTAGCCTTCCTTGTCGGCATCTAAAATGGCCACCAAACTTACCTCCGGCAGGTCTAAACCTTCCCGCAGCAGGTTGATGC from the Desulfofalx alkaliphila DSM 12257 genome contains:
- a CDS encoding ABC transporter permease, which produces MKQVLNIAYYEVRHILKDHILLLLVAAVPLFYAALFGAAFISGVLKDIPTGVVDLDNSTVSREIVTAYKNSPYFKVLDQIQTYPQLEEAMRQGTVRSGIVIPEGFSSDLAHRRSNEVLIVYDGSNLIWGYNVRKNALDVITDFNAGHSAAYLAGMGMAEHEIANTLDSISLNYEVWYNPTYSYVNFLFMGILIMIIHQVGLLTSSLTVTREKEKNSWIQFLSSPIARWKIFAGKCLPYFVANTVNYCLLLWIAANIMQAKVAGSLALVFLLGLLFNLFIVSAGFFISLHAPNSLQVTRYLLPMAFPIFMISGFTWPKTHIPAAINGLAKLLPFTWMAEGFRMVTLKELGLAHVLPNLLALSAMAALTLFFALTFDKKRKPPKTGDLSVNCQSSVPTKGNCL
- the uvrA gene encoding excinuclease ABC subunit UvrA, whose protein sequence is MLDKIVVKGARVHNLKNIDVEIPRDKLVVITGLSGSGKSSLAFDTIYAEGQRRYVESLSAYARQFLGQMRKPDVDYIEGLSPAISIDQKTTSQNPRSTVGTVTEIYDYLRLLYARVGRPHCPNCGKPITQQTVQQMVDRLMELPERTKIQLLAPVVRGKKGEHLKVLEDIKKSGYVRVRIDGQLRELTEEIKLEKNKKHTIEVVVDRLIIREGVEKRLADSLETALKTGGGLVLADVVDGEPRIFSENFACVDCGIGISEITPRLFSFNSPFGACSLCTGLGTYEEVDAELIIPDKSKSIKEGAIEGWIKSASGLRYLETVADHYGFSLDVPVEEMKKEDLDIILYGSGKEEIEFSYRDRFGKVRKYRTAFEGVVNNIGRLYQETASEWRRREMEKYVTVKSCPACGGARLKPEALAVLIGGKNIIEVTGMTVLKIREFFQEVDFTEREKVIARQILKEINERLGFLVNVGLDYLTLDRMASTLSGGEAQRIRLATQIGSGLMGVLYILDEPSIGLHQRDNMRLLRTLERLRDMGNTLIVVEHDEDTILAADHVIDIGPGAGERGGLVVAEGRPEDIINNEQSVTGQYLSGRRAVPVPEIRRQSKGEEIRIIGAKEHNLKNIDVAIPLGVFTCITGVSGSGKSTLINEVLYKRLAQKLHRAKSRPGKHDDILGIEYLEKVIDINQAPIGRTPRSNPATYTGLFTYIRELYAQLPEANLRGYKPGRFSFNVKGGRCEACQGDGIIKIEMHFLPDVYVPCEVCKGHRYNRETLEVKYKGKNISDVLNMTVDTAVEFFKNIPRIHRKLQTLQDVGLGYIRLGQPATELSGGEAQRVKLATELSRRGNGRTMYILDEPTTGLHAADIHRLLQVLHRLVDNGSTVVVIEHNLDVIKTADYIIDLGPEGGDKGGQVIAAGSPEEVARIEHSYTGQFLKPVLEKSRADRIVRR